One region of Thermococcus sp. genomic DNA includes:
- a CDS encoding NADP-dependent malic enzyme — MDALNFHRDNFPGNGKIEIIPKVPLTEETLSLAYTPGVAEVSRAIANGDDPCEYTNRCNTVAVVSDGTRVLGLGDIGPSAALPVMEGKALLFKVFGGVDAFPLVLAEKNPERFIEVIKAVSPSFGGINLEDIASPKCFYILERLRNELDIPVFHDDQQGTASVVLAGLMNALKVVGKRMGDITLVLFGAGAAGFATLRIATEAGVRPENVRVVELVEGRQRVITPDLPLERLFPYRGELLSKTNGEGIEGGPEEAVKGADVLISFTKPGPGVITPGWIRLMADDAVVFPLANPVPEILPEEAKRAGARIVATGRSDYPNQVNNLLGFPAIFRGALDVRARAITDGMIIAASKAMASVIEPSEDEIIPSPFHPDVHPKVARAVAEEALREGVARAKVSPEEVEGKLRQWRVFYLEKIAPLGWR; from the coding sequence ATGGACGCTCTCAACTTTCATCGGGACAACTTCCCCGGCAACGGGAAGATAGAGATAATACCCAAGGTTCCCCTCACCGAGGAGACCCTCAGCCTAGCTTACACCCCGGGTGTGGCTGAGGTTTCAAGGGCGATAGCCAACGGAGATGACCCGTGCGAGTACACCAACAGGTGCAACACCGTCGCTGTTGTAAGCGACGGAACTCGCGTGTTAGGCCTCGGCGATATAGGCCCATCGGCGGCACTCCCTGTCATGGAAGGGAAGGCACTCCTCTTCAAGGTTTTCGGTGGAGTGGATGCCTTTCCCCTCGTCCTGGCCGAGAAGAACCCCGAGAGGTTCATCGAGGTCATCAAGGCGGTTTCCCCTTCTTTCGGAGGGATAAACCTTGAGGACATAGCCTCACCGAAGTGCTTCTACATCCTCGAAAGACTCCGCAACGAGCTGGACATCCCGGTTTTCCACGACGACCAGCAGGGAACTGCGTCGGTCGTCCTGGCGGGTTTGATGAACGCCCTTAAGGTCGTTGGCAAGAGGATGGGGGACATAACCCTCGTGCTTTTTGGCGCGGGGGCGGCTGGCTTCGCAACGCTCAGGATAGCAACCGAAGCAGGCGTGAGGCCTGAGAACGTCAGGGTCGTTGAGCTCGTTGAGGGGAGGCAGAGGGTCATAACGCCCGACCTTCCGCTTGAGCGCCTCTTCCCCTACAGGGGTGAGCTCCTCTCGAAGACGAACGGCGAGGGCATTGAGGGCGGCCCGGAGGAGGCCGTTAAGGGAGCTGACGTTCTCATTTCATTCACGAAGCCCGGCCCCGGCGTGATAACGCCCGGGTGGATAAGACTCATGGCCGACGACGCGGTGGTCTTCCCGCTGGCCAACCCTGTCCCTGAGATACTCCCCGAGGAGGCCAAAAGGGCCGGAGCGAGGATAGTTGCCACAGGTAGGAGCGACTACCCCAACCAGGTGAACAACCTCCTCGGGTTCCCGGCGATATTCAGGGGGGCTTTAGACGTAAGGGCGAGGGCGATAACCGACGGGATGATTATAGCGGCCTCCAAGGCCATGGCCTCGGTGATAGAGCCCAGCGAAGACGAGATAATCCCCTCTCCGTTCCACCCGGACGTCCACCCAAAGGTGGCCAGGGCTGTTGCGGAAGAGGCCCTCAGAGAGGGTGTGGCGAGGGCCAAGGTCAGCCCGGAGGAAGTGGAGGGGAAGCTCAGACAGTGGAGGGTGTTCTACCTGGAGAAAATCGCGCCCCTTGGATGGCGGTAG
- a CDS encoding acyl CoA:acetate/3-ketoacid CoA transferase, with the protein MSMAKVVDAETAVSAVPDGAVIAVSGFNLLVAPEYLLLKLFERYKETGHPKGLFLEVNPIPTAPGRVLDRILGEIYHEKDQDFLSGMLVTYPGWSPYIQKLIEENRVEGYTWSIGTASWFFREVARGLPGVLTKVGLGTFLDPREDGGYLNELARKKKRCRIDVVTINGEEYLFYRAPKPTVAFIRGTTADEIGNIATEKEGAFTEILNLAQAAKAEPGKGIIIAQVERIARYPSLNPQGVRVPGPLVDYVVVAPPEYHRQSANITYDPRVSGEVIPPRGVSSSMELGTKKVIARRILVEMLELVKRLKRPVLVNLGIGIPDRVAGVAMEEGVADWVFTTVESGPFGGIALGGPDFGASIGPFAIISQPDQFANYEGGVIDAASLGFMQVDERGNVNPSLLPGRLPGPGGFPVISYGSPRMFFAGHFTAGKKELRVRNGRLEIVSDGNVRKFVRSVYKVVYNARLGLEKGQEVVYITERAVFRLTRKGLRLEEYAPGIDVERDIIDNMEFEPLISPRLREMDERLFRDEPMGLKDEL; encoded by the coding sequence ATGTCTATGGCGAAGGTTGTCGATGCCGAGACGGCCGTTTCGGCCGTTCCAGATGGGGCTGTGATAGCGGTTTCGGGCTTCAATCTTCTCGTTGCCCCGGAGTACCTGCTCCTCAAGCTTTTCGAGAGATACAAGGAAACCGGACATCCAAAGGGGCTCTTCCTTGAGGTAAACCCGATTCCAACCGCCCCTGGCAGGGTTCTCGACAGGATCCTCGGGGAAATCTACCACGAAAAAGACCAGGACTTCCTCTCGGGCATGCTCGTAACTTATCCTGGCTGGTCTCCCTACATTCAGAAGCTAATAGAGGAGAACAGAGTTGAGGGCTACACGTGGTCGATAGGCACCGCCTCGTGGTTCTTCCGAGAGGTGGCGAGGGGCCTTCCGGGAGTGCTCACGAAAGTTGGGCTTGGAACCTTCCTCGACCCCAGGGAGGACGGCGGCTACCTCAACGAGCTGGCCAGGAAGAAAAAGCGGTGCAGAATCGACGTCGTGACCATCAACGGAGAGGAATACCTGTTCTATCGCGCCCCGAAGCCCACGGTGGCCTTCATCAGGGGGACCACGGCGGACGAGATTGGAAACATCGCCACCGAAAAGGAGGGCGCCTTCACGGAGATACTCAACCTGGCCCAGGCCGCGAAGGCCGAGCCGGGCAAGGGAATCATCATAGCTCAGGTGGAGAGAATAGCGAGGTATCCTTCCCTCAATCCGCAGGGCGTTAGAGTTCCCGGCCCGCTGGTGGACTACGTGGTGGTTGCGCCTCCGGAGTACCACAGGCAGAGCGCAAACATAACCTACGACCCCAGGGTTTCCGGCGAGGTCATTCCCCCCAGGGGTGTCTCTTCATCGATGGAGCTGGGCACCAAGAAGGTCATCGCGAGGAGGATACTGGTCGAGATGCTGGAGCTTGTCAAGAGGCTCAAAAGGCCCGTCCTGGTAAACCTCGGCATAGGCATTCCTGACAGAGTGGCCGGGGTTGCCATGGAGGAGGGCGTGGCCGACTGGGTCTTCACGACGGTTGAATCCGGTCCCTTCGGCGGGATAGCCCTCGGTGGCCCGGACTTCGGGGCATCCATAGGGCCCTTCGCGATAATCTCCCAGCCGGACCAGTTCGCCAACTACGAAGGGGGCGTGATAGACGCCGCCAGTTTAGGCTTCATGCAGGTGGACGAGAGGGGCAACGTAAACCCCTCCCTCCTTCCCGGGAGACTCCCGGGCCCGGGAGGCTTTCCAGTCATATCCTACGGCTCACCTAGGATGTTCTTCGCGGGGCACTTCACGGCGGGGAAGAAGGAGCTCCGGGTGAGAAACGGACGCCTGGAGATAGTCAGTGACGGGAACGTCAGGAAGTTCGTCAGGAGCGTGTACAAGGTGGTCTACAACGCCCGCCTCGGACTGGAAAAGGGGCAGGAAGTGGTCTACATCACGGAGAGGGCAGTCTTCAGGCTGACCAGAAAAGGCCTCCGGCTTGAAGAGTACGCCCCGGGGATAGACGTCGAGAGGGACATAATAGATAACATGGAGTTCGAGCCCCTGATCAGTCCGAGGCTGAGGGAGATGGACGAGAGGCTCTTCCGTGATGAGCCGATGGGCCTAAAGGACGAGCTCTAG